A stretch of Eschrichtius robustus isolate mEscRob2 chromosome 6, mEscRob2.pri, whole genome shotgun sequence DNA encodes these proteins:
- the LOC137765744 gene encoding cell surface glycoprotein CD200 receptor 1-like isoform X2, whose translation MLCTWITSDLQLLLILTLFLVAASTITSSMDRKQSTVTPPAEVNTSLSVLVGTKAVLSCPPVLWTSMLLTTWEIVLRDKLPCFRAFRGDTNETKGGNCTDERITWASRLDENPALQIDPVAITHDGYYRCQMVTPDGNFHRGYHLQVLVPPEVTLVQTENGTAVCKAVAGKPAAQISWTPEGDCVTEQKRHWGNGTVTIQSTCHWEGRHVPNVSCSVSHLTGNRSLSIELDQDAKTSAPLRILRIVPPIFIILVIVGSIWLLKISGCRKRKLKETEHTSVVEEDEMQPYASYTEKNNPLYDTTNRVKMSKVLQSEVDGMSLHTVYVPEV comes from the exons CTTCAACAATTACTTCATCTATGGACAGAAAGCAGAGCACTGTAACACCTCCTGCAGAAG ttaACACTTCACTATCAGTACTAGTGGGTACAAAGGCTGTGCTCTCTTGCCCTCCTGTGCTGTGGACAAGTATGCTGCTAACAACATGGGAAATAGTCCTCAGAGACAAGTTGCCCTGCTTCAGAGCCTTCAGGGGTGATACAAATGAGACCAAGGGAGGAAACTGTACCGACGAGAGAATAACCTGGGCCTCCAGACTTGATGAGAATCCTGCCCTTCAGATTGATCCAGTGGCCATCACTCATGATGGGTATTACAGGTGTCAAATGGTAACACCTGATGGGAATTTCCATCGTGGATATCACCTCCAAGTGTTAG TGCCCCCTGAGGTGACCCTGGTTCAAACTGAGAATGGAACTGCAGTGTGCAAGGCAGTTGCAGGGAAGCCAGCTGCACAGATCTCCTGGACCCCAGAGGGAGATTGTGTCACTGAGCAAAAACGTCATTGGGGCAATGGCACAGTGACCATCCAGAGTACATGCCACTGGGAGGGCCGCCATGTACCTAATGTGTCCTGCTCTGTCTCCCACTTGACTGGCAACAGGAGTCTGTCCATAGAGCTGGATCAAG ATGCCAAAACATCAGCACCCTTAAGAATTTTACGTATCGTCCCCCCTATTTTTATTATCTTGGTCATCGTTGGATCCATTTGGCTTTTGAAAATCAGCGGCTGCAG aaaACGTAAATTGAAAGAAACAGAACATACTTCAGTTGTTGAGGAG GATGAAATGCAGCCTTATGCCAGCTACACAGAGAAGAACAATCCACTTTATGATACTACAAACAGGGTGAAGATGTCTAAGGTGTTACAAAGTGAAGTTGATGGGATGAGTCTCCATACTGTATATGTTCCTGAAGTGTAG
- the LOC137765744 gene encoding cell surface glycoprotein CD200 receptor 1-like isoform X1, with translation MLCTWITSDLQLLLILTLFLVAECISAVMEDLVTSNNSLMQEMGKDNYSWASTITSSMDRKQSTVTPPAEVNTSLSVLVGTKAVLSCPPVLWTSMLLTTWEIVLRDKLPCFRAFRGDTNETKGGNCTDERITWASRLDENPALQIDPVAITHDGYYRCQMVTPDGNFHRGYHLQVLVPPEVTLVQTENGTAVCKAVAGKPAAQISWTPEGDCVTEQKRHWGNGTVTIQSTCHWEGRHVPNVSCSVSHLTGNRSLSIELDQDAKTSAPLRILRIVPPIFIILVIVGSIWLLKISGCRKRKLKETEHTSVVEEDEMQPYASYTEKNNPLYDTTNRVKMSKVLQSEVDGMSLHTVYVPEV, from the exons AATGCATAAGTGCAGTAATGGAAGATCTTGTTACATCAAACAACTCATTAATGCAGGAGATGGGCAAGGACAATTACAGTTGGG CTTCAACAATTACTTCATCTATGGACAGAAAGCAGAGCACTGTAACACCTCCTGCAGAAG ttaACACTTCACTATCAGTACTAGTGGGTACAAAGGCTGTGCTCTCTTGCCCTCCTGTGCTGTGGACAAGTATGCTGCTAACAACATGGGAAATAGTCCTCAGAGACAAGTTGCCCTGCTTCAGAGCCTTCAGGGGTGATACAAATGAGACCAAGGGAGGAAACTGTACCGACGAGAGAATAACCTGGGCCTCCAGACTTGATGAGAATCCTGCCCTTCAGATTGATCCAGTGGCCATCACTCATGATGGGTATTACAGGTGTCAAATGGTAACACCTGATGGGAATTTCCATCGTGGATATCACCTCCAAGTGTTAG TGCCCCCTGAGGTGACCCTGGTTCAAACTGAGAATGGAACTGCAGTGTGCAAGGCAGTTGCAGGGAAGCCAGCTGCACAGATCTCCTGGACCCCAGAGGGAGATTGTGTCACTGAGCAAAAACGTCATTGGGGCAATGGCACAGTGACCATCCAGAGTACATGCCACTGGGAGGGCCGCCATGTACCTAATGTGTCCTGCTCTGTCTCCCACTTGACTGGCAACAGGAGTCTGTCCATAGAGCTGGATCAAG ATGCCAAAACATCAGCACCCTTAAGAATTTTACGTATCGTCCCCCCTATTTTTATTATCTTGGTCATCGTTGGATCCATTTGGCTTTTGAAAATCAGCGGCTGCAG aaaACGTAAATTGAAAGAAACAGAACATACTTCAGTTGTTGAGGAG GATGAAATGCAGCCTTATGCCAGCTACACAGAGAAGAACAATCCACTTTATGATACTACAAACAGGGTGAAGATGTCTAAGGTGTTACAAAGTGAAGTTGATGGGATGAGTCTCCATACTGTATATGTTCCTGAAGTGTAG